From a single Alloactinosynnema sp. L-07 genomic region:
- a CDS encoding acetyl-CoA carboxylase biotin carboxylase subunit family protein: MTPHIVVPHRWRDRYAEYARHLDHDRHAVTYVTTDVGVDSVPPNAAEVVVVPATDDLPAVLAEVRALATRWDPPTGVVALKEDDLMVAARLRAEWGCAGPTEAEVALFRDKPAMCRTVAAAGVDVPAFAPAESAADVVGFAGEHGWPVVLKPRSGSSNAVSMSVVGLSADPGFRWACRRNAARTGCTWAFRRCGLREAGPSRAWQRSWTQRRAVARTQTERALVGPLRRA; the protein is encoded by the coding sequence GTGACACCACATATCGTCGTGCCGCACCGCTGGCGCGACCGGTACGCCGAGTACGCCCGCCACCTCGACCACGACCGGCACGCGGTCACCTATGTGACGACCGACGTCGGCGTCGACTCGGTGCCGCCGAACGCCGCCGAGGTCGTCGTCGTGCCCGCCACCGACGACCTGCCCGCCGTACTGGCCGAGGTGCGGGCGTTGGCGACCCGCTGGGACCCGCCGACCGGGGTCGTCGCGCTCAAGGAGGACGACCTGATGGTCGCGGCCCGGCTGCGCGCGGAGTGGGGTTGCGCCGGGCCGACCGAGGCCGAGGTGGCGCTGTTCCGGGACAAGCCGGCGATGTGCCGGACGGTGGCGGCGGCGGGCGTGGACGTGCCCGCGTTCGCCCCTGCCGAGTCCGCGGCCGACGTTGTCGGGTTCGCCGGGGAACACGGCTGGCCCGTCGTGCTCAAGCCGCGCTCGGGCAGTTCTAATGCTGTGTCCATGAGCGTTGTCGGGCTATCGGCGGATCCAGGTTTCCGCTGGGCGTGCCGCCGGAATGCCGCTCGTACTGGGTGTACTTGGGCGTTTCGGCGGTGCGGCCTGCGGGAAGCTGGGCCGTCGAGAGCCTGGCAACGTTCGTGGACACAGCGTCGTGCAGTTGCGCGAACACAGACCGAGCGCGCGCTCGTCGGTCCGCTTCGCCGGGCTTGA